The proteins below are encoded in one region of Betaproteobacteria bacterium:
- a CDS encoding type II toxin-antitoxin system HicB family antitoxin, translating into MKQTFTAVVKQEGDSWIGWIEEVPGVNCQEATREELLEALRITLAEALEFNRQEARGAAGKGYEELQIAV; encoded by the coding sequence ATGAAGCAAACGTTTACCGCGGTTGTAAAGCAGGAAGGCGATTCCTGGATCGGGTGGATCGAGGAAGTGCCCGGAGTTAATTGCCAAGAAGCCACGCGCGAGGAACTGCTGGAAGCCCTACGCATTACCTTGGCGGAGGCCCTCGAATTCAACCGGCAGGAAGCTCGTGGCGCTGCGGGCAAGGGCTACGAGGAACTTCAGATTGCGGTATGA
- a CDS encoding type II toxin-antitoxin system HicA family toxin: MKRRDLLAHLAAHGCTLLREGARHSWWHNPALNKRSAVPRHTEVNNHLARKICRDLGAPEPERF, encoded by the coding sequence ATGAAGCGCCGCGATCTGCTGGCGCACCTCGCTGCTCATGGTTGTACTCTGCTGCGCGAAGGCGCGCGGCACTCGTGGTGGCATAACCCGGCGCTGAACAAGCGCAGCGCGGTGCCGCGACACACCGAGGTCAACAATCATCTCGCACGGAAAATCTGTCGTGACCTTGGTGCCCCCGAACCGGAACGGTTCTGA
- a CDS encoding type II toxin-antitoxin system VapC family toxin has translation MILLDTHVWVWLAVEPKRLSRAAAAAIRRAAASGGISVASISLWELALLFQRGRLRGPGTVESSVRGVIEHTGIIVHEISPEIAALATAFGDDFPQDPADRLVGATARSLGLPLVTRDQRILESGLLKTIW, from the coding sequence ATGATCCTCCTGGACACTCATGTCTGGGTGTGGCTTGCGGTTGAACCGAAGCGGCTGTCCCGGGCGGCTGCGGCTGCGATCCGCCGAGCAGCAGCTTCCGGCGGCATTTCGGTCGCGTCGATCAGTTTATGGGAGCTCGCCCTGCTCTTTCAGCGCGGTAGGCTGCGCGGACCGGGCACGGTCGAAAGCAGTGTGCGCGGCGTAATCGAGCATACCGGTATCATCGTCCACGAAATCTCCCCCGAGATTGCCGCACTTGCCACCGCGTTCGGCGACGACTTCCCACAGGATCCGGCTGACCGACTTGTCGGGGCGACAGCTCGGTCGCTTGGCCTGCCGTTGGTGACGCGTGATCAGCGCATTCTGGAGTCCGGCCTGCTCAAGACGATCTGGTAG
- a CDS encoding type II toxin-antitoxin system Phd/YefM family antitoxin: MKTVPAGEFKTHCLRIMDEVRSQRQPVLITKKGVAVAKLVPVETAEHDVFGCLAGTIEILGDVEAPLVEQGAWEID; encoded by the coding sequence CGCCGGGGAGTTCAAGACTCACTGCCTGCGCATCATGGATGAGGTCCGCTCGCAGCGACAGCCGGTCCTCATCACCAAGAAGGGTGTTGCAGTGGCCAAGCTCGTTCCCGTCGAAACTGCCGAGCACGATGTATTCGGCTGCCTCGCCGGAACCATCGAGATTCTTGGGGACGTCGAGGCGCCCCTCGTCGAACAGGGGGCATGGGAAATCGATTGA